The Brassica oleracea var. oleracea cultivar TO1000 chromosome C6, BOL, whole genome shotgun sequence genomic interval AAAAAGGAACCAGAAGAACTTGGCAGCTGTCCACTCGAACCCAACCATGGCATAGACGATGAGGGAGTAGTAAGTGGTCTGAATAAGAACATATGGAAGCTCACAGGTGACTTGGGAGATGGCGTATGGCATAGCTGAGTACATTCCTGCTGCTCTTTCCCTGTAGAACACAGTCCTCTCCACTGCCACCATAGGCTGTACGGTCGAACAATTGTTTATTCCCACAAAGATAACCGCAGCATACAAAGCTCCTATAACCATCGTCAGGTCGGCTGCGTTGGACCTGTTACCTCCGATTTGCCAGAAGATGGTACCAATGAGGAGTGATGTTGCCAGTGTGAAGATGAAGCGGACAAGGTTGTAGTCGGGTGATCTCCAATAAGTCCACCACTGCTTCCATAGACATGATTTGAACTGTCCCCATGTGTTCTGCGAGAATTGTGTAGCAAAGTAGAGATCAGAGGCCCCTGCTGGAGGTACACTCAGTTCTTTCACCAATGCTTTGTTTCGCCTGCAACATCATCATTTTTGTTTACTTATCATTCACTATTTATTATCCTCAAAAAAAAAAAAAAAAAGTAGCAACTTACTGGTGTAAGGCGGATGACTTGTACAACTCAGCAAAGTCAACTCCAAGCTTTAACTCGGCGGCCAGTGAGCTGGCTTCAAGCATCCAAGTGGCTGGATTATACTTTTCTGGAATCTTGGGAACTCCGGGAAAGGATTCGAAGTACTCCACCACCTTGTGAGAGTTTCGACCCAATGGACCTGCGTAGATAACTTGTCCTCCTCTCTTCATCAGCATCAACTCATCAAACGCTTCAAAGATATCAATGCTGGGCTGGTGGATGGTGCAGACCACGGTTCTTCCCGTGTCCACTGTGTTCCTCACCGCCCGCATCACAATAGCTGCTGCTCTCGCGTCAAGCCCCGAAGTAGGCTCATCCATGAAGATGATGGAAGGGTTGGCTACAAGCTCCACAGCGATTGTCAATCTCTTCCTCTGCTCCGTGGAAAGCCCCGTGACACCCGGCAAACCCACGATGGAGTCCTTCAGACTGTCCAGCTCCACCAATTCCATCACTTGGTCCACAAACATCATTTTCTCTTCTTTGCCGACTTCTTTGGGAAGACGGAGGAAAGCGGAGAAAATCAGAGATTCTCTGACAGTCACTTGTGGGGAGTGAATATCAGTCTGCTCACAGTACCCTGAGATTCTAGCAAACGTCTCTTGAACCTTTGGGAATCCTGAGATTCTGACGTCTCCTTCGATGTATCCTCCTGTTTTCCTTCCGGCCAAAACGTCCATCAGTGTTGTCTTGCCTGCACCACTCACCCCCATGAGCGCCGTCAAGACTCCTGGTCTAAATGCACCAGTCACACCTTTGAGTAGTTGTAGTCTGTTTTCTGTAACTCCTTGCTCTCTCATTTCCTGTAACAAATCAAAATATTAATATATATTTGGTATGGTGAAGATTTCACAAGGAGGAGGATGGTTTACCGCAGGCATGTCAACAAAGTATCTAACGTCGTCAAAGGACATAGCCAAAGGACTGAAAGGAAGAACCATTCCTCTCTTAGCGGCTCCACCACTGGATGCTTCACCCGCAGAGTCTGCATTCCTACCCATTCTTCCCATTGCAACCTCTCCTCCCCTGTGATCCGAGTCTTCATTTTCTTCTTCTGGAAGTAAACCTGACTTCTTCCCAAGAGCTGCAGTTAACAAGGTACATTATTAGTCTATTGTTTTCGCTTGGGTGATGGATATAATAATAAAACGCCACAATAACTTACGGTTGAGATAGGTAAGTGCAAAAGTGAAAAGAAGGTTGAAGAGCACTGTGAAACCAAGCAAGGCTCCAACCCCAATCCAGTACCAGTTTCTGTTATGGTAGACATCCCAATTACGAAGCACCATGGTTCCCAGCCTTGTCCTGTTGTCGAAAGCCTACAGTTTTTTTTTTTAAAGTCAGATCACTTTACTTTGATATATATATATATATATATAGAATAAAGCAGCAAGCAAGCAAGGCAACTCACCAGTTTATTCATCCATCGAGGAGCAAACATTTCATTGACGGTCAGACCATTGAACGCATAGGTGAGAGGAGAAATCCAGTAGGCCCACCTCCACCAGTCAGGAATCTCACTTCGCGGAAGAAGGAAGCCACCGAGCAAGAAGACGAGAAGCAGAGTGAGAGCACCACCAGTATTAGCAATCATCATGGTTCTGCACACAGAAGCGATCAACCTAAAGAGCGCGGCAGCCATTTGCTGAATCAGAAACACCAATAGAAACTGCTTGAAGAATCTCCCCGCGTCCGGTGCAAATCCTATAGAGTAATAAGTTACAACCATCCACGCAGTTGATTCGAAGATCGAGGTCGGAATCCCGAGCAAGAATGTTGGAAGCGTGAATGTCCATGACGGATAAAACAGGAGATCCCTCTGTTTGTAAAACACAGGGAGCCTCGAGACCATCATAGCCATCTCCGCGAACCCGTTAAACATGTTGATGATCATTCCGAACAGCAACGCTCCTACGTAGAGGTTGGCGTCAGACTCGTTATTCGTGTGCATTTCGGTTCTGAGGAAGAGCGTGGAGGTGATCGCGGCGATGATGATGATCTGCACCGTCTTGAAGACGTAGAAGAAGGCGTTACGCTGCATGAGCAGCCACTCTTTGTCCCAGCAGCTCTTGAGAAGCTCCATCTTCGAGACCGAGTACTTGTCGAAGACGAGAGCTGCTTTGTGGCCGCGTGACTTGTCGAAAGGCACCGAGAGCTCGTTGGAAAGCTTCTGTCCAACGTGGAAGGACTTGAACCTGCTGGCGAACTCCGAAACCGGAATGTACCGATAAGGTCTGTTCCGGTCCACCCAGTATTGCTCCTGGTCTTTCTTGGAGGTGACCTCTTGCAAAAAATCAGCCGTTCCTTTTCTCTCGGGACACTTGAACCCAAAGCTCTCGAAGAACTCGAGGATGTGGTCTCTGGGTCCTTGGTACACGATCTGCCCCTCGGACAACAAGATGATATCGTCGAATAAGTCAAAGGTCTCGGGAGCGGGCTGGAGGAGGGACATGAGGACCGTGGCGTCAGTGAGGTGAACGATCTGCTGAAGGCACTTGACGATTTGGAATGTGGTGGAGCTGTCAAGACCGGTGGATATCTCGTCCATGAAAAGCGTCTTGGTAGGCCCCACAATCATCTCACCGGTTGTGACACGTTTCTTCTGACCTCCGGAGATACCTCTCATCATGTCGTCTCCAACTATTGTGTCTTTGCAAATGTCAAGCCCCAGAATCTGTTCCAAGAATCAGAGTTTTCGTATCAGTATTGTGCCACAACAACAATAGAAAATCTCTGGAAACAATCATAGTGATTCTTGCGTTTTCAAATCCGAATCAAACTTTATAATATCAGAACGGGGCTGAAATTCATAAACTCGAAAATCCCAACCCGGTTGGTCCTCCAGCTCTACTTACAATTAATATTTTTTTTTTTAAAAAATTAAACAGGTTAGAATAGGGGAAGAGGGGCTCACTTTGAGAGTGTAATCAGTGACGAGACTGCTCTTAACACCTTGAGCAGCCGAGGCTTTCATGAAGAGATCAACATCGGCTTCAGGGAAGATCCCAGCGTCTTTTTCTCTCCTTGCGAGCTCGTTCAACAGATCTGCAAAACCAGAATCCCATTCATTCATTCATTCATTCAACAAGAGCAATAAAATAAAATGAAATCAAGATTGTTGTTATTACCGTAACGGGTACCAACACCTTGGCACCTAGCGGAGAAATCAAGAGTCTCCTTAACAGTCATGATACCAACGTGTAGATCGTTCTGGCTGATGTACGCAGACGTTTTCCTCGGAACAAACTCGTCGAGGCGGTAACCATTATAGGTAATATCACCAGTGACCTCAAGGGCTTTGTCGAGCTTTCCAGCGAGAGCCAATAGAAGCGTGGTCTTACCAGAAGAAGGGGGGCCCAACAAAAGCGTCATCCTTCCAGGTTTGACGCTCCCAGAGATATCTTTAAGAATAGTCAGCTGAGCTTTCTTGGCAAACTGAATCCCAATCAACCCCAGAGCAGATTCCGCCATGTTCCTCACCACGTTAAGAAGCGTGGGGAGAGATCTATTACCAGTGTAACAGTCGGCTTTGATGGTCAGGTGCTCGTACCTCACCTCCACAGTGGGTAGCTTGATGCCGACCCTGTCTATCCTGTTTCTCAGCTTGGTCAAGATCCGCTCGTTGTCTTGCTCGGCGACTTTGAAAACCATGTCGATGAACTTCTGGCGATCCTCTCCGTCGAGCTTCGTGACGTCGACCTCCTTGCTGAGGAGCTGGTTGCCGTAGACGTCGTCCTCGATGACGGAGGTCATGAGAGTGGTGCGGAGACGGCTGTAGGTGGGGAGTTTCTCGATGGCGGCCCATTTGAGAGCCTCTTCGTCGTCGTTAACGGACTGTGTTCGTCTAGAACCGGAGGAGAAGATGTCTTCGAGGTTTCTGCTGGCTCTGCTTACGCTTCTGCTGATGCTTCGCCGCATACTCCCACCTCCTCCGCCTAGCGGAAGGTTTGGGTTGTAATCCATCTTTGCCTGAACTTTTCTCTGTCTGACTTGGTGGGGAGTAAAAGTTTTGGTGTTTAGAGACTGATCTGGTCTAAGAGAACAAGTCTGAGACTTTGGTTGGAGGAATAAAGAGAGAAGGCTGCAGAGAGGAGGATGGGATTAGAAAATGGATATATAGGCAGTGAAGGAGGAACGTCAAGGTGGACTTTTCCTTGATATTTCCTCCTTGTCTATTTCTCTTTCTTGGTTACCATGGAAAAAAAATTTAATATTGTCTGTGTCGTTAAATGCGCAAGAGGACTATTATTCAAATATGGGGTGCTGACTGAGGATGGCGGCTATCTTACGCCCGTTTTTATTATATTATTATCATCTCTATCAAAATACGTAATAATTGAACATTTCCTTAATAAACTAATCGATTCCGTTATCTTCAAAGTCAACAAAAGATAACAACAGGAGGAGAAGACCTCAAATTCCAGTGAGTTTGTTTTTTCTTCTTGTACATTTTTCCGAAGGTAAAAAGAAAAAGAAAGACAGGAAGTGGGGGTTTTAAGTCATTGTGTTCTGGAATTTGAGAAAGGGCGGATGAATGAGTCAATTCAACACATTTGGAGAGGACCGGAATCAGCGATGGTTTGAAAAGCAATATCTACTTCTAGAATTCTCAAGTAAATTTGATTGTGGAGACTTTTGTAGAGTTTATTAGTTTACAGGTAACGGGTTTAAATGCCAGGATGGCTGACTTGGTCAACAGATGAAACGCTGAGTTTTGCAAGCGAATGAGAAAAGTCAAACAAACATTGTTTTCAAGTAAATCTTTTTTCAAGTATAACGACTCTTAAATTCCTTTTCAATCTCTCACAAATGTACAATTCGTCTTCCTTTAATTTTCTTGCAGACACTAACATTTCTTCTTCTTTTACCATTTTCTAACAAACTGTGATTTTCCTATTTTCCATAACAAAAACAAGATAAATAAAAAACAATTTTTTTCTTACAACCAAAAATACGCGCACGTGAATGAAATGCAGCATTAAGGTGTTAAAAATACACTGACACCCCCAGAAGAAGAATGGGACTGTATATTATTAAATAATAGTAGTATGATTGAATGTAAAGAGACAGCTGTAGCTCTATCATCATCAGCTCTGAATTTTAGAAAAAAACTCAACGATATATATCATGAAACGATGAAAGCCCGTTTGCTAGATGACCGGAGATCCAAGAAAAAGGAAAGTTAAGGCCCAAGTTGGGTCCATTGACGAATACATACATCCAGAGTATGATCAATGAAACTTTTATCGCTGGAACGGAAATTGAAAGTAGAAAAAGTAGATATACAATCATAATAATACATATAAGAAAGAGTGTGTGGAAAAAGCAAACAATAGAATTGCATCTCATCATTATGCTCTTGCTTTATTTGGCAAACCTTTTTCTTTTGTTCAATGATCCTTCCTCTACACATTAAAGCCAGAAAAATATACATGTTGTAGTAGTACTAAACTTAACTGACTAAGCAAAAATGGGAGTTTCATCTCCTGATTTCCGAGCCCCTCCTCCCTCTCCCGTGGCATCCAGCCGTCGGTCCTCCTTCACCGCCAATGAAGACGTCCTCTCGGAGTTCTTGGATAAGTGTGGTCGAGTCCCAAATCTTGTATTGCCCGACAAAGTCTTCCCCAAGCACAGATTCCTTCTGAACCCTCCCACCTTTGATTTCCTCCGGTTAGGCTCCGCCTCGCCACTCCTCATGGATGCCATCGACACCATCGGTTGTTTTCAGCTCATCAATCACGGTGTTCCCGAGGCTAAGGTGAGAGCCGCCGCTGACAAAACCATTTTCCAAGATGAGACAGAGGAGTTCGTTTTATATAAAGATGTCGCTGATGCTTGTAATTCAGATTTGAGGTATGGCAAGAAAGTACAGTCTCAAATTATTTCTAAACTTGTTCAAAAATAATAACACTATATTTAATAAAATAGTTTTTAAGTTAATAGATATTATATGTTTGACGTGTTTCTGAAAGAATTAGTTCTAAATTTAGCAGTATATTTAGAATTTTAAAATTCTAAACCATAATTTAAATAGATATTTTGAAAAATTATTAATTTATTTTATTTTTGACTCAGATCGTATCTTCGACAGCTCCACATACACATGCTATTATACTGTCTACAAGAAACCTATTATGATTTTAAGAATGAAAAAAGGAACTAATATGAAAGATATGCAGGGAGTTGATGGGGGAGGCAGAGAGGATAGGGAAGGCGATAAGAGAAAAGTTAGGAGGGAGAAGCCAAGAGGAAGAAGAAGAAGAGGAAGAAGGTGTAGGGGTTTGCTACGTGAAGAAGCATAATAGCCAAATTGAATCACAAGGGTGGGAGGAGGAAGAAGCAATAAGGATGCTGATAAGAGGGTATGATGAAAGACATTCGTTGTGCCTCAGCTTCTGCCATGCAGAGTTCCATGTCTATTCCAAGAGAGGTTGGCTCTCCTTCTCCCCACGTCCAGATGCGGTCGTAGTGACGGTTGGAGATCAAGGCTGGAGCGGGAGGTTTAAGGCTGTTGTGGGGAGGCCTCTTCTTCACAGATCAGCTCAGGCATCTCTTCCTCGGAATTTCGTTTCTATCTCCTTCCTCTACACTGCTACTACTAGTACTACTACTACTAGCAGTGATGCCTCAAGAATTATTCATCATCATCAGAAGAATACCATTTCCATCTACCAACAGCTCTTTTTTGCTCTCATTCTCACACTCCTCCTCCCTTTCTTCTTTACTTGATCATTTCACACTTCTTGCTTCCCTCTTTTATAATTTCTTTTATAAACAAGTGTGTCAGGCTCATTTTAGCATTTTATCCATCAATGCAATATTCCATGCCCAACCATCTTGTACTGTTTACTGTGCAAATGTGAATTGGTACGGAGAGGTAGATACTTTACAGTTGACACAAACAAGAATCAGATAGATACTTTGCAATGTCACGCAAGATTTGGCGTTAGAAACATATACTCATTTTTTTTTATAATTTCACAACAAGGAAGCACACCGTGCATATGTCCAGAGGCTAAACTGATATCTATTTTGATTTAAAATATGTGAAACTATAATATAATATATTATTTCTTAAAGGTGCATGTAACTATAGTTAACAAAGCAAATGGAGACGACAGCAGGAAATATAGAGTTTGTGGTGAACCCTGAATCTAATACAACATATGCATGCACGTGATCTTCCATCAATTTACAAGTTATCCGCAAAAATGAGTTTAAAACAGCCCGTCTCTTTTTTGGAGTTGAAAATATTTACAAGTCTCAACTTTCAATTCATCATGAGTGGTCTTCTTCGAGTCCATGTTGTTACTCTGTTTTGTGTGGTTAGAGAAAACCTACACACACACACACACGTGACCTATCATTGTCTTTGGGATCCATATCGTTCCTTTTACTTACGTCCACACGATTCTTGAGGTCGGTATATATATTCACGTTTGGCTCACATATGACATATGCATCTACTAGCTCATGAGATTTCTTTCTATAATTGTACGAAATGTGTCTAGTGTTTTATTAGTCCATGCGATTTGCCATTTTTAACGAAACTACAGAATTTAGAATGCAGTGACACACCAAGTTAAGTCCAGAAAAACAGACGCAAAGTTTTATCGACAAACCAAATCAAGTTGAGATTAATGACAAACAAAAAAACTAAATCGCGTGTTTGTTTATATTTTATCCCAAGTATATAATTTTATATCTCATTATTATAGATAATACTAGAGATAGTTAAGTTGTAGTTATAGGTTGCTAGCTGCCAGTTGCATTGTACTAATTATGAAACACGTGAATTAGTGATTACTTGATGGCTTCATTAATTAGTATAGTTGTGAAAAGTAAAAGTAAAGCTGTAAAGGAGGTCGCTATTGCATGAGCACGTACGTGAGATGGCAATGCTGAACCACACATGAATATATTGCAGCTTATAAATACAAAACCTTCAGAGACATATATTGAATATATAAAAAAAATATAAGAAGCTTGGTCATGGCAGCAAACGGGAGAAGGAAGAGCGTGAGCGGAAGCGTGGTAAAGCCTCCACCGCCATCGAAGCTAGCGCAGGCATCACTACATAGGACCCTATCAGACATATCATTGGATTTCCACAGAGAAGAGAAAGGACTGGGGACGATAACAGAGGTGGAGAAGGCAAAGTGCGAGTGCTGCGGGATGAGGGAGGAGTGCACCATGGAGTACATAGAGAAGGTGAGGGAGAAGTTCTTGGGAAAGTGGATTTGCGGTCTCTGCTCAGAGGCGGTGAAGGAGGAGAGAGAGAAGAAGGAGGAGAATGGGCTAGAAGGAGCCTTGAAGGAGCATATGAGCGCTTGCCTAAGGTTCAACAAGCTTGGAAGAAAGTATCCTGCTCTCTTCCAAGCGGAGGCCATGAGAGATATGCTCAGGAAAAGTACGAGGAGAAGTCAGTCTATCAGCCCTAAACCCATGTCTACTATTCACAATAAGCCTGCCATTTCCCGTACTTCAAGCTGTATGCCTGCCATCACCAGAGACCTTAATTAATAATTTCACTCTCTCTTTTAATATATATATATATATATATATATATATCACCTCGCTTAATTTGTCTAATATAAGCATTATCATAACGTTTATTTTACTCGTCCCTAATACACACTTAATTATATATATAAGCTAATAAAATGAGATATTCTTGATCCAACTGGTTAAGTGTGTGCCAACAACATTCAATGTATAGTGTGTATGTTACAAGTATGGTAATTATTAATTAAACACTAGATGCCCGTTGGGATGATGGGGCCATGCACGATTTTTATTATATTTTTTTGTGAACCTCTGTACCTATCATAAGAGTTAGTCTACACCTGACTGTGCTATCATATCCATAAGAATGAGCGATGGGGCCTGATCCATGGTTGTTCGTTCTTGTCGAGCCCATCTGTATTTGATAGGTGGGTCCTTGGGACGTGCCAAGTCTACGACATGTGTCCACTTTTTATTTGTTGACGTAGTTTCCATTTGTCGTGGGATTCTGTTTCTGTTGAAACTTCAAAGGCAAGGACATATTTAAGTTTTCATTGTGATTCCTGATATTTCTCTTATCCCAGTTGTTCTAACTGTATCATAAAGCAAGTATGAAAACAATAAGAGAGTAAATATAAATGCCTTTTACCAAAAAATAGTATAAATGCCTTTCAAAATTGGGTAATTTGAATTTGCAGAGAACATGCGGCACGCTAATTGTACCTGGCAAGTCCCAACAGAGATGTTTTATTTTTCTCTCTTTCATACAAAATATATATACAAGAAAGGAAGGAATGTGGCTTGAAATATGGGGGATTCACAGTTTTCGTTTTTTTTTTTTTTTTGTAAGGAACATAAAGAAGTATATTTAATAATAATTATAAACTAAATATTTAATAATAATTATAAACTAAAAGAGAATGAAAGAGGAGAAGAGGAAGCAACACGAAAAATGTGGAGCAGAAAAGGGGACTAGTTGTATAAGAACGAGTTAGTTTTGATTGTTGCTTTTCATATATTAGAGTAGAGAGCAGAAAAGAAGAAGTTAAAAAGGTAGATCGAATGAACAGAAATGGAGAGGAGGAAGTGGCCGAGAAGAAGAGGAGGAGGAGGGAGGGGGTGCAGGTGTCCCTCAGAGGAGGCTGCTTGGCTGCTTCAGCCACTGCTATAGCGGTAATGCTGATGGCAACAGAGAAGGGTGTGGCTGACATCTATGGCTTGCCGCTCCCTCTCAACTCCAGCTGGTCTTTTTCTCCCTCCTACCAGTAAGTCTTGTTCTTTTTCCATTTTAATCCCTCAAATATGGATGCATTATAGAAACTAGAAGAGAGAAGAAAAGAGTGAAAACGTGCATTTTAGATGCCAAAATTTCGGTGAACAGAAAATATAACCGTGAACCTAACAAGAACATGACATTATTGTGTTTAAACTTTTGATTATAATAAAGAGTGAGTTTGGTGTGAAGGTATGTGGTGGGGGCATGCACGGTGACCATTCTCTACTCCCTGTTCCACCTCTGTCTAGGAATTTACAGGCTCCTCACTGGATCACCCATCACACCCTCCCGTTCCCAAGCTTGGCTTTGTTTCATCTTCGATCAGGTTCGCTCATCTCCCCTTTCTCCATCTGCTAGTCGTCTGGATTTTTAATCCATACATGTATTTTGTGGTGTGTCTGCAGCTCTTCAGCTATTTGATAATGAGCGCTGGATCAGCCGGTATTGGAGTTACAAACCTCAACAAGACCGGCATCAAACACACTCCTCTCCCTGACTTCTGCAAGACCCTTTCTTATTTCTGCAATCACGTCGCCCTCTCCCTCCTCCTAGTCTTGCTCTCCTTCATCTTTCTCGCCTCCTCTTCCCTCTTTAATGTCCTTGTGCTCTCCACTCTCTAGTCTCATGGATTCTCTATTGTTGGTGCTCTATATAATCTAAGACAGACTCTAATTATTATTATTTATGATCACTTGCATTCCCGAAACAAATGTATTGTCCTTTTCGAGAGTATTTTACAAATTACAACCAAGAAGTAGCAATCAAATATTGGGTAGAGAGACATTGACCCCTAGATGTGAGAGATCCTTGCGGAGCGAATCAGCGTTCTCAAAACATAACCCACGCATCCCAATCTCTACTGCACACTT includes:
- the LOC106298839 gene encoding ABC transporter G family member 36: MDYNPNLPLGGGGGSMRRSISRSVSRASRNLEDIFSSGSRRTQSVNDDEEALKWAAIEKLPTYSRLRTTLMTSVIEDDVYGNQLLSKEVDVTKLDGEDRQKFIDMVFKVAEQDNERILTKLRNRIDRVGIKLPTVEVRYEHLTIKADCYTGNRSLPTLLNVVRNMAESALGLIGIQFAKKAQLTILKDISGSVKPGRMTLLLGPPSSGKTTLLLALAGKLDKALEVTGDITYNGYRLDEFVPRKTSAYISQNDLHVGIMTVKETLDFSARCQGVGTRYDLLNELARREKDAGIFPEADVDLFMKASAAQGVKSSLVTDYTLKILGLDICKDTIVGDDMMRGISGGQKKRVTTGEMIVGPTKTLFMDEISTGLDSSTTFQIVKCLQQIVHLTDATVLMSLLQPAPETFDLFDDIILLSEGQIVYQGPRDHILEFFESFGFKCPERKGTADFLQEVTSKKDQEQYWVDRNRPYRYIPVSEFASRFKSFHVGQKLSNELSVPFDKSRGHKAALVFDKYSVSKMELLKSCWDKEWLLMQRNAFFYVFKTVQIIIIAAITSTLFLRTEMHTNNESDANLYVGALLFGMIINMFNGFAEMAMMVSRLPVFYKQRDLLFYPSWTFTLPTFLLGIPTSIFESTAWMVVTYYSIGFAPDAGRFFKQFLLVFLIQQMAAALFRLIASVCRTMMIANTGGALTLLLVFLLGGFLLPRSEIPDWWRWAYWISPLTYAFNGLTVNEMFAPRWMNKLAFDNRTRLGTMVLRNWDVYHNRNWYWIGVGALLGFTVLFNLLFTFALTYLNPLGKKSGLLPEEENEDSDHRGGEVAMGRMGRNADSAGEASSGGAAKRGMVLPFSPLAMSFDDVRYFVDMPAEMREQGVTENRLQLLKGVTGAFRPGVLTALMGVSGAGKTTLMDVLAGRKTGGYIEGDVRISGFPKVQETFARISGYCEQTDIHSPQVTVRESLIFSAFLRLPKEVGKEEKMMFVDQVMELVELDSLKDSIVGLPGVTGLSTEQRKRLTIAVELVANPSIIFMDEPTSGLDARAAAIVMRAVRNTVDTGRTVVCTIHQPSIDIFEAFDELMLMKRGGQVIYAGPLGRNSHKVVEYFESFPGVPKIPEKYNPATWMLEASSLAAELKLGVDFAELYKSSALHQRNKALVKELSVPPAGASDLYFATQFSQNTWGQFKSCLWKQWWTYWRSPDYNLVRFIFTLATSLLIGTIFWQIGGNRSNAADLTMVIGALYAAVIFVGINNCSTVQPMVAVERTVFYRERAAGMYSAMPYAISQVTCELPYVLIQTTYYSLIVYAMVGFEWTAAKFFWFLFVSYFSFLYWTYYGMMTVSLTPNQQVASIFASAFYGIFNLFSGFFIPRPKIPKWWIWYYWICPVAWTVYGLIVSQYGDVETPITVLGGPTGLTVKQYIKDNYGFESDFMGPVAAVLVAFTVFFAFIFAFCIRTLNFQTR
- the LOC106298841 gene encoding uncharacterized protein LOC106298841; its protein translation is MAANGRRKSVSGSVVKPPPPSKLAQASLHRTLSDISLDFHREEKGLGTITEVEKAKCECCGMREECTMEYIEKVREKFLGKWICGLCSEAVKEEREKKEENGLEGALKEHMSACLRFNKLGRKYPALFQAEAMRDMLRKSTRRSQSISPKPMSTIHNKPAISRTSSCMPAITRDLN
- the LOC106298840 gene encoding uncharacterized protein LOC106298840, giving the protein MGVSSPDFRAPPPSPVASSRRSSFTANEDVLSEFLDKCGRVPNLVLPDKVFPKHRFLLNPPTFDFLRLGSASPLLMDAIDTIGCFQLINHGVPEAKVRAAADKTIFQDETEEFVLYKDVADACNSDLRELMGEAERIGKAIREKLGGRSQEEEEEEEEGVGVCYVKKHNSQIESQGWEEEEAIRMLIRGYDERHSLCLSFCHAEFHVYSKRGWLSFSPRPDAVVVTVGDQGWSGRFKAVVGRPLLHRSAQASLPRNFVSISFLYTATTSTTTTSSDASRIIHHHQKNTISIYQQLFFALILTLLLPFFFT
- the LOC106298844 gene encoding CASP-like protein ARALYDRAFT_316979, giving the protein MNRNGEEEVAEKKRRRREGVQVSLRGGCLAASATAIAVMLMATEKGVADIYGLPLPLNSSWSFSPSYQYVVGACTVTILYSLFHLCLGIYRLLTGSPITPSRSQAWLCFIFDQLFSYLIMSAGSAGIGVTNLNKTGIKHTPLPDFCKTLSYFCNHVALSLLLVLLSFIFLASSSLFNVLVLSTL